AATGTGGCTCGTTCTGTTACACTGATTGTAGTAAGGGTTTCCACCGTATACGTATCCTAACCGATTTTAGCTGTATTATTTGTGTCCCCTTCAAAAATTGCTCTTAATGAATTGTATGTTTATTGTCCGCTCCCCACCGTACAACGAACTTTACTCCTCTGGTGAAATGTGATCTCCGTCTAAACTAAGAATCAGATTAAGATCAGGACACGATCACACTCCATTCCCAGCTTTCAGATGTTAATGCCATTGGGAAATAGCTTCAGTGAAATGTGTTCAGTGTAATCTCACactctctaaaaacacacatttcacaGCAGCATTGGTCTTTTCTCCTCAGGATGAATCTCGTGTTGTTGCTTCCCCAGTTGCGTTGATAAAAGTGcctattaaattaataaattaaaatatacagttcTAAATGAGCCCGAGAATTCGTTTAGTTTATTCATAGACTGAATATAATGATTGGTGTGGATATATATTATGAACTCTGATCCTCATTTCCTTTTGTCTtgacactggaaaaaaaaatataatatatacgtgttttaatacagaaatatttttatatgtactaTGCAAGATTTATTTCGAACAAATATACACTGGAACAGGAACTTTGGTTTGAGATGAAACCTTTAGCTCTATACTGCCTCCAAGTGTTTTAAATGCATATACATCCCGCTTTTGATATGTTCTTTGCTTTAATCATATAGGCTTTATAGACCAAAAAGACATGAAAGATTGTAACATAAGGTAACCACTACGAACAGATCTGTGAGTAAAGttgattgaaaaaaaagtattatgtcTGAGAAAATCTGAAATATGCATCTTTCATATTATCATCCATTTACCTCATAATAAACACTGAGTTTTATGCTAAACATGATAATTCCTGTGTGTGCTCATTATTGAATCAAGTGCAGTTTGATGAGTCAAAGGTCAAACTAACAACACTAATCTTTTGAATGTATAAATAACCTATACAGTATTTTGGTTTTCCATGTCTATTAtaaagttttctatttaaataatctCCACAAATCAACATCacaaaaaaatagaatatttcCTCCCCACTCCATGATTTAGTCGGCATGTctggtgaaaataaaataaaacaaagccatTCACCAATAAGATGCTGTGAATTCACTAACTGTTGTCCAATCCCAGGTCTAAAATAAACCCTCCAATCAAAATAGAAATGTCTGTTCTGTATATATACAAAAGACAAGAACACAGCCTATGGGCTTCCAGGAAGGAATAATCGTGTAAATGAAAATACCCCAAGTCCTTCCTCTAATCTGCTCTATCCCTTTTATCTGGGGATTTGGAGCAGAGCGAGCAGAAAGTGtttgagagagacacagagatgcTGCGTGTGCTGCGTGATTAACAGACTCAAACCCATCCGGACAGTAGCTAGAACAGATACAGTAGCATAGAAGATGAGTGTTTTGGGTTTTTGGGCTTTTGCGCTGGTGCTGTGCTGCCTTCCGTTGTTTTGCAGCTCGTGTCCTGCTCAATGCAGCTGCTTCTACCACAAACTGAGCGACGGATCCAAGTCGAGGTGAGATTTCACACAAACTCTTATCTGAAGCCTTACTGTAGAAGAGCCTCATATGGACCACTGTCTGCAGAATACTGACGCCAGATTGTCTCTGCTCTTTATTTAGTTGTTGgattaacgtgtgtgtgtgatttttaatCTTCTCTGCTCGTTAGTCGAGGTGCTTCAGGCCTCTAGTattcgacacacacacacacacacacacacacacaaatgcacagtgTGAaggtaatgataataatacagaATAAAAGTAAAGTCAGGAATAAAATCTAGTCAAAGAGGAATATGTTATAGCACTATTTTATAGCAATGTAGATCACTGTAATTTTAGTGCAGTGACTGGCATTAATCAAATATCTCAACTAAAGGAGGCTGTGCTTGGCCTgtgtgattttaaatttaaatgtgtttttataggaGTGTGCTGTGTAACGACCCCGATCTCACTGTGATCCCAAACAACTTTCCCTCGGACACCTCCAAACTCCGCATCGAGAAAACCTCCATCAGCCTGGTCTCCAGCGAAACCTTCCATTACCTCAGCAGCCTGGAGTACCTCTGGATATCCTTCAACTCACTCTCCTCCCTCAGCGTGGACAGTTTCCGAGGACTTAACGCCTTGGATGAATTACGGATGGATGGGAATGTTCTCACTTCGTTTCCTTGGGAATGTTTGATGGACATGCCTAACCTTCGGCTTCTGGATTTGCACAATAATAAAATCAGCAGCATCCCAGCTGAAGCAACCATTTACATCAAAAACTTGACCTACCTGGATCTGTCCAGCAACAGTCTGACCACCGTTCCAGCCGAGGTTCTTACTTCGTGGTTCTCTCTGAAACCTCCTCAGGATGCAGAGAACTCCAAAATGATACTGGGTGAGTTAGTTTCTGCTCTTAAGCCATTTCAGTTCAATTGTAAAATCTTAGTCATTGACAAATGAAGAAACGTTGATGAAAGTGTCAGTTATTTGCACAGGTCTCCACGACAATCCCTGGCAGTGCGACTGTCGTCTCTTTGATTTGGTGCAGTTCCAGAAGTTTCCTTCTTCCTCCGTGGCGTTCATCGATACACGTCTGCGCTGCGCCGAACCCGAGAGCCTGTCGGGAGTCCTCTTCTCTGATGCTGAGCTCCGCAAGTGTCAGGTTCCCCGCGTGCACACGGCCGTCGCGAGGGTCCGAAGCTCCATCGGAAACAATGTGTTGCTGCGCTGCGGGACCATCGGTGTTCCCATCCCGGAGTTGTCCTGGACCCGTGCCGACCGCAAGCCCATGAACGGCACCGGTACGTGTGATGTTTGCATCTCATCTCATGTGTCCCTTGGTTTACTGCCTTTGTTAGATAAACACATCATTCAGGTTTAGTTAACACATCTGCTGAAGAAATTGAAACGGTATTTAGAGAGCATGCAAAAACTACTGTTATGAATAACTGTTCTGCACGCTTAGATGCAACTGCAGAACTTATATTAAAGTGAGTGTTTTTTGTTTGATCTTGTAGTTCAACAGGAAATCTCTAAAGAGGGCATCATCTGGTCCATTCTCAGCGTTCCTGCTGTTTCGTACAGGGATTCAGGGAAATATGTTTGCAGAGCCACTAACTTTGTCGGGAGTGCCGATGCCATTATCTCACTTGTCATTTCCGATACGTGGCAAATCGATGAAGCGGTCGCCAAAAGAAGTCACGGAAAGAAGAATGGTGGATTTGGCCGAGCGGCGTATCAAGAGAAACTCATCGCCAGATACGTGCCGCCGGCCACATCAGCCGCTGTGCCCATCATCGAGCCGCTCAATGGACCCAAAGCCACAGCATCCATCCGGATCGAAAGCTACAGCATTTCTGATGATGTTTCCAAAGCGAAGGTCACAACGGCACCTGCAGTGTCCACAGGAACAGACAGCGGGGCGGTGGAGCTTCAGAAAGATGTCTTGAGTAACCTGGAGGCTAATGCTTCATCTCTGCAGCAGGGTCCGGAGCGCAGAGTGGTTCGCTCGGTCAAAGTGATTGGTGACACTGACCACACGGTCTCGCTGAACTGGCGCGCACCCACCGCCTCCAACACCACGTCCTTCAGCGTTCTTTACGCCGTCTTCGGGGAGCGGGACATGCGTCGCATTAATGTTGGCCCAGGCAAGAATCGGGTAACGATCGAAGGGCTCGTCCCCAAAACCAAGTACATAGCCTGTGTGTGCGTGAAGGGCCTCGTTCCCAAGAAAGAGCAGTGTGTGATTTTCTCCACGGACGAGGCAGCCAGCGCCAGCGGCACACAGAAGCTCATTAACGTGGTGGTGATCACGGTCGCCTGCGTGATCGCGGTTCCTCTGACACTCATCGTCTGCTGCGGGGCACTGAAGAGGAGGCTGCAGAAACTGATGGGCAGGAAGTCCAAAGACATTCAGGACTCGTACGTGACGTTTGAGACTCTGTCTCCAGGCACCAAAGCCAAAGGACTGGAGGGGGAATATCTCACCAGACTCA
This portion of the Carassius gibelio isolate Cgi1373 ecotype wild population from Czech Republic chromosome A12, carGib1.2-hapl.c, whole genome shotgun sequence genome encodes:
- the lrit1b gene encoding leucine-rich repeat, immunoglobulin-like domain and transmembrane domain-containing protein 1b isoform X2: MMPMYFRSVLCNDPDLTVIPNNFPSDTSKLRIEKTSISLVSSETFHYLSSLEYLWISFNSLSSLSVDSFRGLNALDELRMDGNVLTSFPWECLMDMPNLRLLDLHNNKISSIPAEATIYIKNLTYLDLSSNSLTTVPAEVLTSWFSLKPPQDAENSKMILGLHDNPWQCDCRLFDLVQFQKFPSSSVAFIDTRLRCAEPESLSGVLFSDAELRKCQVPRVHTAVARVRSSIGNNVLLRCGTIGVPIPELSWTRADRKPMNGTVQQEISKEGIIWSILSVPAVSYRDSGKYVCRATNFVGSADAIISLVISDTWQIDEAVAKRSHGKKNGGFGRAAYQEKLIARYVPPATSAAVPIIEPLNGPKATASIRIESYSISDDVSKAKVTTAPAVSTGTDSGAVELQKDVLSNLEANASSLQQGPERRVVRSVKVIGDTDHTVSLNWRAPTASNTTSFSVLYAVFGERDMRRINVGPGKNRVTIEGLVPKTKYIACVCVKGLVPKKEQCVIFSTDEAASASGTQKLINVVVITVACVIAVPLTLIVCCGALKRRLQKLMGRKSKDIQDSYVTFETLSPGTKAKGLEGEYLTRLNPDESNRLLSARSSVDSEATARTEGQPNEYFC
- the lrit1b gene encoding leucine-rich repeat, immunoglobulin-like domain and transmembrane domain-containing protein 1b isoform X1; this encodes MSVLGFWAFALVLCCLPLFCSSCPAQCSCFYHKLSDGSKSRSVLCNDPDLTVIPNNFPSDTSKLRIEKTSISLVSSETFHYLSSLEYLWISFNSLSSLSVDSFRGLNALDELRMDGNVLTSFPWECLMDMPNLRLLDLHNNKISSIPAEATIYIKNLTYLDLSSNSLTTVPAEVLTSWFSLKPPQDAENSKMILGLHDNPWQCDCRLFDLVQFQKFPSSSVAFIDTRLRCAEPESLSGVLFSDAELRKCQVPRVHTAVARVRSSIGNNVLLRCGTIGVPIPELSWTRADRKPMNGTVQQEISKEGIIWSILSVPAVSYRDSGKYVCRATNFVGSADAIISLVISDTWQIDEAVAKRSHGKKNGGFGRAAYQEKLIARYVPPATSAAVPIIEPLNGPKATASIRIESYSISDDVSKAKVTTAPAVSTGTDSGAVELQKDVLSNLEANASSLQQGPERRVVRSVKVIGDTDHTVSLNWRAPTASNTTSFSVLYAVFGERDMRRINVGPGKNRVTIEGLVPKTKYIACVCVKGLVPKKEQCVIFSTDEAASASGTQKLINVVVITVACVIAVPLTLIVCCGALKRRLQKLMGRKSKDIQDSYVTFETLSPGTKAKGLEGEYLTRLNPDESNRLLSARSSVDSEATARTEGQPNEYFC